A part of Andrena cerasifolii isolate SP2316 chromosome 10, iyAndCera1_principal, whole genome shotgun sequence genomic DNA contains:
- the Vps51 gene encoding vacuolar protein sorting 51: MAENSNNPYDINGQHFNPDMYFHKLLKECTLKQIMDHEAEIIKNTQTLHSDMQTLVYENYNKFISATDTIRKMKTDFKKMEDNMDLLAKNMDSITSFSEQISSTLHDTRQEIAKLSSVHALLKKLQFLFKLPGNLKDKMNEENYAQAVQDYIHAQRVLNQYGNKPSFQGIQKDCEDILEELKSRLRKQFHRRDASTKSLAENVDLLLQLKEPADSLCAEFLTHANGRLTEQLDILQHMCENDIVEFVDMASSGFLSDLCLIVASYNDLFINRPPSDENEFADDFDTRAIACLNSFIMKNMKKYFELSGKRVEKVADTAVLVRALDKFHRRLQAMNMLCKETDFARIGTDIVINAGRKQCRNHLDSLKQHLNDALVKVRQILATKVSQEGDGSLAELQALLVMPTIEKVKGVLQDLLVFLQPDLSFSLKTQFLQNFCVDEVREGLVVGFLLHLMATVSGFCTGSDVSKFPRTLLLLLSKMCIEYKETNVKYLLATTDDLFNIDEYGSSGNMVTTDAEICEQFQEAAQNLLNHYVRIQGLAVSQMLRKSVETRDWLHTIEPRTVRAVMKRVVEDVTVIDTQVAALYDDSDGQIDRSSDSSRKTHSVSVSRHHYRSSWSSYTPSHIDSSLVTNIHKLFSERIEIFSSVQFNKASILTGIIKISLKTFLECVRLRTFSKYGLQQIQVDTHYLQLYLWRFVSDENVVHFLLDEILGSAVHRCLEPVLMEPSVVDIICERG, translated from the exons ATGGCCGAGAATTCTAATAATCCTTATGACATCAATGGACAACACTTTAATCCTGATATGTATTTCCACAAGCTACTAAAA GAATGCACGTTGAAGCAAATTATGGATCACGAGGCAGAGATAATAAAAAACACCCAAACATTGCATTCTGATATGCAAACGTTAGTGTACGAGAATTATAATAAGTTTATATCCGCCACAGATACCATCAGAAAG ATGAAAACAGATTTCAAAAAAATGGAGGACAATATGGACTTACTTGCCAAAAATATGGACAGCATCACGTCGTTTTCGGAACAGATTTCATCCACATTGCACGACACCAGGCAGGAAATTGCCAAATTGTCTTCCGTGCATGCACTCTTGAAAAAGTTGCAGTTCCTTTTCAAGTTGCCTGGCAACCTGAAAGATAAAATGAACGAAGAAAATTATGCGCAG GCAGTACAAGATTATATTCATGCGCAACGTGTGTTAAATCAGTATGGCAATAAGCCATCCTTTCAAGGAATACAAAAGGATTGCGAAGATATTTTAGAGGAGCTTAAGTCAAGGCTTAGGAAGCAGTTCCACAGAAGAGATGCCTCGACTAAATCCTTAGCTGAAAATGTGGACCTGTTATTGCAGCTGAAAGAACCGGCTGATTCTCTGTGTGCTGAATTTTTGACGCACGCGAATGGAAGGCTAACGGAACAATTAGATATTTTACAGCACATGTGTGAAAATGACATCGTAGAATTCGTAGACATGGCCAGTTCTGGATTTCTGAGCGACTTGTGCCTCATTGTTGCATCTTACAATGACCTGTTCATAAACCGACCGCCGTCGGATGAGAATGAGTTTGCCGACGACTTTGATACAAGAGCTATCGCGTGCTTGAATAGTTTCATCatgaaaaatatgaagaaatacTTTGAGCTAAGTGGAAAAAGAGTAGAGAAGGTAGCTGACACAGCGGTGTTAGTGAGAGCACTAGACAAATTTCATAGAAGATTACAAGCTATGAATATGCTATGTAAAGAAACAGACTTTGCGAG GATAGGTACAGACATTGTTATCAATGCAGGTAGAAAACAATGTCGTAATCACTTGGACAGTTTAAAGCAACACTTGAACGACGCACTCGTTAAAGTGCGGCAAATATTGGCCACCAAAGTGTCTCAAGAAGGGGATGGAAGTTTGGCAGAACTTCAGGCATTACTTGTTATGCCTAccattgaaaaagttaaaggaGTCTTACAAGACTTATTG GTTTTTCTGcaaccagatttgtcgttcagcTTAAAAACGCAATTTCTACAGAATTTCTGTGTGGACGAAGTTAGAGAAGGTCTAGTAGTTGGATTTCTACTCCATTTAATGGCCACTGTGAGCGGATTCTGTACTGGATCTGACGTTTCAAAGTTTCCACGCACCCTTCTACTTTTATTGAGTAAAATGTGCATCGAGTATAAAGAGACAAACGTGAAATATTTG CTCGCGACAACCGACGATTTGTTCAATATCGACGAATATGGATCGTCTGGGAACATGGTTACAACTGACGCGGAGATATGCGAGCAGTTTCAGGAAGCGGCGCAGAATTTATTGAACCATTACGTTCGTATTCAAGGTTTAGCGGTGTCGCAAATGTTAAGAAAATCAGTCGAGACGAGGGATTGGCTGCACACGATCGAGCCAAGAACAGTTAGGGCTGTAATGAAGAGAGTGGTTGAAGATGTAACAGTAATTGATACTCAAGTCGCCGCTCTGTACGACGATTCTGACGGCCAAATCGATCGAAGCAGCGACAGCAGTAGAAAAACTCACAG CGTGAGCGTATCCAGACACCACTACAGATCGAGTTGGTCGTCGTACACGCCTAGTCACATAGATTCCTCCTTGGTAACGAACATCCATAAATTATTCTCGGAGCGGATCGAAATCTTCTCGTCGGTGCAATTCAACAAAGCCTCCATTCTGACCGGGATCATCAAAATAAGTTTAAAG ACTTTCCTGGAATGCGTGAGACTGCGAACATTCAGTAAATATGGCCTGCAGCAGATCCAGGTCGACACTCATTATTTGCAGCTGTACTTGTGGAGATTCGTCTCGGATGAAAA TGTCGTTCACTTTCTGCTGGATGAAATACTTGGAAGCGCTGTGCATAGATGCTTGGAACCAGTTTTAATGGAACCGAGCGTCGTCGATATTATTTGCGAGAGAGGATGA
- the LOC143373711 gene encoding uncharacterized protein LOC143373711 codes for MPHPCVVCGRSRMNPNNREEEYMFFGFPVNDEARCRKWLEFCCREDLYKLTKKQLLQRMVCSKHFEQKDFLNEYLDRLNATAVPSIYDPKQSLYNITCVLCRRSRRDPPALDYDGATFHHFPGEEFRCLKWLDFVGVDSYYRLTRKEILFCYICSKHFDCLQFMPGHKSRLIDNAVPNIRNPGQLDGVIMELISEPKSYSSPEKPKKLDPLPPAVLESQACAACGRTRSNPRNKVERYKFHPFPAYEIGRCLRWCQFLGREDLLKMSPNQIRKLVLCSKHFQTGQSFHKVGPCDAVPTIKDISQLNSVNSTEQIEDEQDTIEEPNCTNTTKGIKKPGFSRPLVSSKKPKVDNKPTPLAKKRGKSKRPTLINIPRPDPNNIENRVIRKLPLPPNSNWKIQFTEQLQPITIANNITSSITNNMESNIKKVILPFTGDISNLGAPIPVHSLSSIPPGLLIKINLPKQEQQKPAKPNKKQTKTKTAHIPTASNEIDTRQQAWVKNGQTSVTLPAIKEEKQEIDKNVVEFLSISPEEAEDKNTSEKLDTHEELILPHSLEVLDEEADNIQEDQFYQDFEEVECLSPKQEKLVQRKKVSGTMRRTIFPIKSEVRYFLRKLAPHMHRLPRKARAQIKLSIVNMVIDHL; via the coding sequence ATGCCACACCCGTGTGTCGTGTGCGGCCGTTCCCGTATGAATCCAAACAACAGGGAGGAAGAGTACATGTTCTTTGGCTTTCCCGTTAACGACGAAGCCCGATGCAGAAAGTGGCTGGAATTTTGTTGTCGCGAGGATTTGTACAAACTTACGAAGAAACAGCTGCTCCAGCGAATGGTTTGCTCTAAGCACTTCGAGCAGAAAGATTTCCTAAACGAATATCTCGACAGATTAAATGCCACCGCTGTACCTTCAATTTACGATCCCAAGCAGAGTTTATACAACATAACCTGTGTCCTCTGTCGCCGTTCCCGCAGAGATCCACCCGCTCTGGATTACGATGGCGCGACCTTCCATCATTTTCCTGGCGAGGAGTTTCGTTGTCTCAAGTGGCTCGATTTTGTTGGAGTAGACTCGTATTATAGATTGACGAGGAAGGAGATTCTGTTCTGCTACATTTGTTCGAAGCATTTCGACTGCTTACAGTTTATGCCCGGTCACAAGAGCAGACTGATAGACAATGCTGTTCCTAATATACGAAATCCAGGTCAGCTGGATGGAGTTATTATGGAACTCATATCCGAGCCAAAGTCGTACAGTTCTCCAGAGAAACCTAAGAAACTGGATCCTTTGCCGCCAGCTGTTTTAGAAAGTCAAGCATGCGCGGCTTGTGGAAGGACAAGATCGAATCCTAGAAATAAGGTGGAAAGATATAAGTTTCATCCTTTTCCCGCTTACGAGATTGGAAGGTGTTTGAGATGGTGTCAGTTTCTGGGGAGAGAGGATCTGCTGAAAATGTCTCCAAATCAAATACGAAAGTTAGTACTTTGCTCCAAACATTTCCAAACGGGGCAAAGTTTTCACAAAGTAGGACCGTGCGACGCAGTTCCAACAATAAAGGATATATCACAATTAAATTCTGTTAATTCTACAGAGCAAATTGAAGACGAGCAAGATACTATAGAGGAACCTAATTGTACCAATACGACTAAGGGGATTAAGAAACCAGGTTTCTCAAGACCTTTAGTATCCAGTAAAAAGCCAAAGGTAGATAATAAGCCCACTCCTCTTGCGAAGAAACGGGGGAAATCTAAACGACCAACGCTTATTAACATTCCAAGGCCTGACCctaacaatattgaaaatcggGTGATAAGAAAATTACCTCTTCCCCCTAATTCTAATTGGAAAATTCAATTCACCGAACAGCTCCAGCCCATAACGATCGCAAACAATATTACGTCAAGCATTACAAATAATATGGAAAGTAACATAAAGAAAGTGATTTTACCATTTACTGGCGACATATCAAACTTAGGTGCTCCTATACCAGTGCATAGTTTATCTAGCATTCCTCCAGGTTTATTAATTAAGATAAATCTTCCTAAGCAAGAGCAACAAAAGCCTGCGAAACCTAATAAAAAgcaaactaaaacaaaaaccgCACATATTCCTACTGCTTCCAATGAAATTGATACGAGGCAACAGGCTTGGGTGAAAAATGGTCAAACATCGGTTACGTTGCCTGCCATAAAGGAAGAAAAACAAGAAATAGATAAAAATGTAGTTGAATTTCTGTCAATCTCCCCAGAAGAAGCGGAAGATAAAAATACCTCTGAAAAATTAGATACGCACGAGGAACTTATTTTACCACATTCTTTGGAAGTGTTAGACGAAGAAGCGGATAATATACAGGAAGATCAATTTTATCAGGACTTTGAGGAAGTAGAGTGTTTGTCCCCGAAGCAAGAAAAGCTTGTACAACGTAAGAAAGTTTCGGGAACAATGCGCAGAACAATTTTCCCTATTAAAAGCGAAGTGAGATACTTTTTGCGTAAACTCGCACCTCATATGCATAGATTGCCCAGGAAAGCTAGGGCGCAAATAAAACTTTCAATTGTTAATATGGTAATTGATCACTTGTAA
- the Vps24 gene encoding vacuolar protein sorting 24, translating into MGLFGKSPERNPKEMVQEWTHKIRKEGYQLDRQVRAIQREEEKVKRSMKEAAKKGDKDVCKILAKEIIRARKACNKIYTSKAHMNSISLQMKNQLATIRVAGSVSKSTEVMQAMQSLVRVPEVAATMRELSKEMMKAGIIEEMLDETMDSIEDSDEVEDEADEEIDKILWEVTAGQLGTAPAVVTETPGSVVASTSAEEEGVEPDAKELEEMKMRLQSLRS; encoded by the exons ATGGGCTTGTTTGGCAAATCCCCGGAAAGAAATCCGAAGGAAATG GTTCAGGAATGGACACATAAGATAAGGAAAGAAGGCTATCAACTGGATAGGCAGGTTAGAG CGATccaaagagaagaagagaaggtaAAACGTTCTATGAAAGAGGCAGCTAAGAAAGGTGACAAAGATGTCTGTAAAATTCTCGCGAAGGAGATAATACGCGCGCGCAAAGCCTGTAACAAGATCTACACTTCGAAAGCTCATATGAACTCTATATCCTTGCAAATGAAGAATCAGCTGGCTACGATCAGAGTAGCCGGTTCGGTGTCAAAATCTACAGAGGTGATGCAAGCTATGCAATCGCTGGTAAGGGTACCCGAGGTAGCCGCTACAATGAGGGAGTTGTCCAAAGAAATGATGAAGGCTGGAATCATCGAAGAAATGTTAGACGAGACTATGGACTCTATCGAAGATTCCGACGAAGTGGAGGATGAAGCGGACGAAGAAATTGACAAA ATCTTATGGGAAGTCACAGCAGGCCAGTTAGGCACAGCACCCGCAGTTGTTACAGAAACTCCAGGTTCTGTGGTCGCATCTACGTCCGCGGAAGAAGAAGGCGTGGAACCAGATGCCAAGGAGCTTGAAGAAATGAAAATGAGACTACAAAGTCTTCGTAGTTAG
- the LOC143373707 gene encoding uncharacterized protein LOC143373707, producing MCRSILISAIVLTLAATTCSRSVELENDETSKSTASDRLATMSPDLPLIHDESESGPKKSAKRSLLILMPTDEKNKARKSEGAETLIRKSPKTKRCKTPLRRERFSVPVAKEKINQAILRLKNARNSYNEEKDTGYPVNQKNPDTAAKRDPMSRELERGEGAADGNYNVKIIKAIREKLKSRNQNVGAARKNVMPSPNVFEDDKYICYCREKSSAAPRKGTNQGINPRQPWLTRENKKVLPGKTKHQTSMYANVPRQRFLPAWYHDTHRHIPNHLVSTMNPILLQRGNERLPYIPYNGYPADPRFAIYQEMIPREIPPKNHIPFNPVAGSSDSIVGQRRPTDRGHDLTNNQQTIEQRTCLPNVTKKPSQSATRTNPAPSSKTSQNAPEVTDLQDNPTEINHDDAQGEQSREDSTGPDFNLQSMHSQLPEYSTMTSVSVDDESQSESLGTTSVEENLYSESPLQATGPETAHAESPVSSGEASDEYETTGSETLDYSEIKEVTSAYFASKAYTEGTEETNEYFGNDGPSSFDDLRGTKDEATNANPLGYQNDDSNLQSRLDSPKESSMQSGEMVTNMKVKNSNEDASEDQSPMDGAPDFDDASRDDGDLVGRNNPFWGTGNSEADNASQNLESSMEGNINDPNYNEPKVSSNVEETTAVTFEGLTPADEAGAPEIIDDKDTAMGEEFSSEDYSTESPEMEDNAGPLRRDYEGENFESDKPVQKIPGTDEEDGERSLDSDSLMDETIDSADSERDTGIDQDFINTDNEKVAATIRDENEENSLVESTLKSSSADEAAEIKDASGQTLPFCDNTLLQKAIKTVINNFATGDSPEMEGNEETVGSTGQDLLQEIVGVPNLKGIVSMPAIQHMIVDRVKDLLTKVTNVARHNFDSSWATNVIRNNLRNTMAAAPASNADLPPMTVAERQFKSGKWVTNLVTLQPTTNEETPVPNDLERLQGIVNTLIRDPAVGLQAAKHPAVQNMIVQSVRNTFKPENATSNDDFDEAVIQAALDKELSIMEMENMEITTTGGEVESEAMDMSNVDMKKLLDIAKSEAGMDDAKKGEENLKHSDVSEDSSTAAVLKSTGKSSDRELSDTSIVANTMQSECSSDEEAEQVTSPYQEGDGILEDSDERGITNPVESLAGKATSTKLLRDESFESTVSSATEPLSSDLVGATRNPELMKHLELASAGATACPIVEAEENGKLESEEVKVGKQESEFTTSKYKLIYTESLLGASAVTARNDNDDQENTDEIVEVESSTGSSTEYSGEDSPEKSFAYLGTITMKKKDNYTDDIQGLQSSELYYVGDGVKLPLEIRKLKDGSYALSISRKVCEHLLNKECPCCVPAKGNIVRTVRKDPETKDADRTIGTSGGKRISKRESAKLISPKERRKRDSADDSLQTFSMPVETFARRYNLSLNLEKVQAPWNFDAKEKIDERQKGGGKNSDIKEEGNADTDLRHDLLSIRAVSENGKSEAPTVQDGNANDHLCRHTDGTNDGHRKRRQRHRNFPKYRYERTIDETVNERVKIVKNVLNWLREMILDAATEE from the exons ATGTGTCGTTCGATTTTAATTTCCGCGATAGTTTTAACGCTCGCCGCAACAACGTGCTCGAGAAGTGTTGAGCTGGAGAATGACGAGACCAGCAAAAGTACAGCTAGCGACAG ATTGGCCACGATGTCCCCGGATCTCCCACTGATTCACGATGAATCAGAATCTGGTCCGAAGAAAAGCGCCAAGAGGAGTTTATTAATTCTAATGCCTACGGACGAGAAGAACAAAGCGCGTAAAAGCGAAGGAGCGGAAACTTTGATTCGCAAAAGCCCAAAGACGAAGCGTTGCAAAACACCGTTGCGCAGGGAGAGGTTCTCTGTGCCCGTAGCCAAggaaaaaattaatcaggccATTCTGAGGTTAAAGAATGCGAGAAATTCTTACAACGAGGAGAAAGATACCGGATACCCTGTGAACCAGAAAAATCCTGACACAGCGGCAAAACGTGATCCAATGTCGCGGGAACTGGAAAGAGGAGAAGGCGCGGCTGATGGAAACTATaatgttaaaattataaaagcTATTCGAGAAAAATTGAAGTCCAGGAACCAGAATGTTGGCGCTGCTCGTAAAAACGTGATGCCAAGCCCCAACGTTTTCGAGGATGATAAATACATCTGTTACTGCAGAGAGAAAAGCAGCGCTGCGCCTAGGAAAGGGACCAATCAAGGCATTAACCCAAGACAGCCCTGGTTAACGAGAGAAAATAAGAAGGTACTGCCCGGCAAGACCAAACACCAAACGTCAATGTATGCAAATGTTCCACGTCAAAGATTTTTGCCTGCATGGTACCACGATACTCATCGACATATCCCCAACCATTTAGTCAGTACAATGAATCCGATTCTGCTAcaaagaggaaacgaaaggTTGCCCTATATTCCATACAACGGTTACCCCGCAGATCCTAGATTCGCGATATACCAAGAAATGATTCCCAGGGAGATCCCGCCGAAAAATCACATTCCATTTAATCCAGTCGCTGGCAGTTCTGATTCGATCGTTGGGCAACGCAGGCCCACCGATCGAGGCCATGATTTGACAAACAATCAACAAACTATTGAGCAACGTACATGCCTCCCAAATGTTACCAAAAAACCAAGTCAATCTGCCACAAGAACCAATCCTGCGCCGTCATCGAAAACGTCACAGAATGCTCCAGAAGTGACTGACCTCCAGGATAATCCTACAGAAATCAATCATGACGACGCGCAGGGAGAACAATCCCGAGAAGATTCTACTGGTCCCGATTTCAATCTGCAATCTATGCACTCGCAGCTTCCTGAGTACTCAACGATGACTTCCGTAAGCGTGGATGACGAAAGTCAGTCTGAATCGTTAGGAACTACAAGCGTCGAAGAGAATCTATATTCTGAAAGTCCACTGCAAGCTACTGGTCCAGAAACGGCACACGCTGAATCGCCTGTAAGCTCGGGGGAAGCCTCCGACGAATACGAAACAACCGGCAGTGAAACTCTGGATTACTCTGAAATCAAGGAAGTAACGAGCGCATACTTCGCGTCCAAGGCTTACACCGAAGGAACTGAAGAGACGAACGAATACTTTGGTAACGATGGGCCCTCCAGTTTTGACGATCTTCGTGGAACCAAAGACGAAGCCACGAATGCTAACCCCTTAGGTTATCAGAACGATGATTCGAACTTGCAGAGTCGACTAGATTCTCCCAAAGAGTCTTCCATGCAGTCTGGCGAAATGGTGACGAACATGAAAGTAAAGAATTCGAATGAAGATGCTTCTGAAGACCAATCACCTATGGACGGTGCTCCAGACTTTGATGATGCAAGTCGAGACGACGGGGACCTTGTAGGAAGGAATAATCCATTCTGGGGAACAGGGAATTCCGAGGCAGATAATGCTAGCCAGAACTTAGAAAGCAGCATGGAAGGTAATATAAACGATCCAAATTATAACGAGCCAAAGGTTTCTTCCAACGTGGAAGAAACAACAGCAGTAACTTTTGAAGGCTTAACACCCGCGGATGAAGCTGGTGCACCAGAAATAATCGATGACAAAGACACTGCGATGGGCGAGGAATTTTCCTCGGAGGACTACTCGACCGAATCGCCGGAAATGGAGGATAATGCTGGTCCATTAAGGAGAGATTACGAAGGAGAGAATTTCGAATCTGACAAGCCCGTGCAAAAGATCCCCGGCACGGATGAAGAGGACGGAGAAAGAAGTCTGGATAGCGACTCTTTGATGGACGAGACAATAGATTCCGCCGACTCAGAGAGAGATACTGGGATCGATCAGGATTTCATAAATACGGACAATGAAAAGGTCGCGGCAACGATTCGGGACGAAAATGAAGAGAATTCTCTCGTGGAATCCACGCTGAAATCCTCCAGCGCCGACGAGGCTGCAGAAATAAAGGATGCATCCGGGCAGACGTTGCCGTTCTGCGACAACACGCTGCTCCAGAAAGCGATTAAGACGGTAATTAATAACTTCGCGACGGGAGACTCGCCCGAAATGGAGGGGAACGAGGAAACTGTAGGTTCGACCGGGCAAGATCTGCTGCAAGAGATCGTAGGCGTTCCGAACTTGAAGGGCATCGTATCTATGCCGGCGATACAGCACATGATCGTGGATAGAGTGAAGGATCTGTTGACCAAAGTGACCAACGTCGCCAGGCACAATTTCGATAGCAGCTGGGCGACGAACGTGATTAGAAACAATTTACGCAACACTATGGCAGCTGCGCCCGCTTCCAATGCAGATCTACCACCGATGACCGTCGCAGAGCGTCAATTTAAAAGCGGCAAATGGGTTACGAATCTGGTTACGCTGCAACCCACGACTAACGAGGAAACGCCGGTTCCTAACGATTTAGAAAGGCTGCAAGGTATTGTTAATACTCTTATCCGTGACCCAGCCGTCGGCTTACAGGCAGCTAAGCACCCAGCTGTTCAAAACATGATCGTTCAAAGCGTTCGAAACACCTTCAAGCCAGAAAATGCGACCAGCAATGACGATTTCGACGAGGCAGTGATCCAGGCCGCTTTGGACAAGGAGCTTAGTATAATGGAAATGGAAAACATGGAGATTACGACGACCGGGGGTGAAGTCGAGTCTGAGGCGATGGATATGTCGAATGTGGATATGAAGAAGTTATTGGATATCGCTAAAAGTGAAGCAGGCATGGATGACGCGAAGAAAGGGGAAGAAAATTTGAAGCACTCAGACGTCTCCGAGGACAGTTCAACTGCAGCTGTTTTAAAGAGCACCGGAAAAAGTTCTGACAGAGAATTATCTGATACATCGATCGTTGCCAATACCATGCAAAGTGAATGCAGTTCCGACGAAGAAGCAGAGCAAGTTACTAGCCCATATCAGGAAGGCGATGGGATCTTGGAAGATTCCGACGAAAGAGGAATCACAAATCCAGTAGAATCATTGGCAGGGAAAGCTACGAGTACAAAGTTACTTCGGGATGAAAGTTTTGAAAGCACGGTTTCATCTGCAACGGAGCCTTTGAGTTCTGATTTGGTCGGAGCAACGAGGAATCCCGAGCTGATGAAACACTTGGAATTAGCGTCTGCAGGGGCTACCGCTTGTCCAATAGTGGAGGCAGAAGAGAACGGAAAGCTGGAATCAGAGGAGGTCAAAGTTGGCAAGCAAGAATCAGAGTTCACCACGTCGAAATATAAATTGATCTACACTGAAAGTTTGCTTGGCGCTTCAGCTGTTACCGCGAGAAATGACAATGATGACCAAGAAAATACAGATGAAATAGTAGAAGTGGAAAGTAGCACCGGCTCGAGTACAGAATACTCGGGTGAGGATTCCCCTGAAAAGAGTTTCGCGTACCTGGGGACGATTACGATGAAGAAGAAGGATAATTACACGGATGATATCCAGGGTCTACAGAGCTCGGAGCTGTATTACGTCGGCGATGGTGTGAAGCTACCTTTGGAGATAAGAAAATTGAAGGATGGCTCGTACGCCCTGTCGATTTCCAGGAAAGTCTGCGAACACCTATTGAACAAGGAGTGCCCTTGTTGCGTGCCCGCGAAAGGTAACATTGTTCGTACCGTAAGAAAGGATCCAGAGACGAAAGATGCTGATAGGACAATCGGAACGAGCGGGGGGAAGAGAATCTCCAAGCGCGAATCGGCGAAATTGATTTCGCCGAAGGAACGAAGGAAACGCGATTCAGCTGACGACAGCTTACAGACCTTCTCGATGCCCGTGGAAACTTTCGCAAGAAGATACAATCTGTCTCTGAACTTGGAGAAAGTGCAAGCCCCGTGGAATTTCGACGCCAAGGAAAAGATTGATGAGCGCCAAAAGGGTGGAGGGAAAAATTCTGATATTAAAGAGGAGGGCAACGCTGACACGGATCTCCGTCATGATTTGTTATCTATCCGCGCGGTCTCAGAGAACGGTAAATCTGAAGCACCCACGGTACAAGATGGAAATGCAAATGATCATTTGTGCAGACACACTGATGGAACGAATGATGGACATCGGAAGCGAAGACAGAGGCACAGGAATTTTCCTAAATATCGATACGAACGTACCATTGACGAAACTGTGAATGAACGGGTAAAGATAGTGAAGAACGTGTTAAACTGGTTGAGAGAAATGATCTTGGACGCAGCTACTGAAGAATAA